From a region of the Clupea harengus chromosome 9, Ch_v2.0.2, whole genome shotgun sequence genome:
- the snrpa gene encoding U1 small nuclear ribonucleoprotein A, protein MAAQDVRLNHTIYINNLNEKIKKDELKKSLYAIFSQFGQILDILVSRCVKLRGQAFVIFKEINSASNALRSMQGFPFYDKPMRIQYSKIDSDIIAKMKGTFVERDRKKKEKKPKLAEVVGGKKGVPAAAIGPGVPAAMPGMPPMSQAPRMMPMPGQPPYMPPPGMMPPPGMGPGQMPPGAMPPGQMMPGQMPGQMPHAQAVSENPPNHILFLTNLPEETNELMLSMLFNQFPGFKEVRLVPGRHDIAFVEFDNEVQAGAAREALQGFKITQTNAMKISFAKK, encoded by the exons ATGGCTGCCCAGGACGTGAGACTCAATCATACCATCTACATCAACAATTTGAATGAGAAGATAAAAAAAGATG AGCTGAAGAAGTCATTGTATGCCATCTTCTCCCAGTTTGGGCAGATTCTGGACATTTTGGTCTCCCGTTGTGTCAAACTGAGGGGTCAAGCCTTTGTTATTTTCAAGGAAATTAACAGTGCCTCCAATGCTCTGCGCTCTATGCAGGGCTTCCCCTTCTATGATAAACCTATG CGTATACAGTATTCCAAGATAGACTCCGATATCATAGCAAAGATGAAGGGAACGTTTGTGGAGCGCGACCgcaagaagaaggagaaaaagccCAAACTCGCAGAGGTCGTTGGAGGGAAAAAGGGAGTCCCTGCTGCTGCTATTGGCCCTGGAGTTCCTGCCGCTATGCCT GGTATGCCACCGATGAGCCAGGCTCCCAGGATGATGCCAATGCCAGGACAGCCTCCTTACATGCCACCTCCTGGTATGATGCCTCCCCCTGGCATGGGCCCTGGGCAGATGCCCCCTGGTGCTATGCCCCCTGGTCAGATGATGCCTGGACAAATGCCAGGCCAGATGCCCCATGCCCAGGCA GTATCAGAAAACCCTCCCAATCATATCCTTTTCCTTACCAACCTCCCAGAAGAGACGAACGAGCTTATGTTGTCCATGCTCTTCAACCA GTTCCCTGGATTCAAAGAAGTGCGTCTGGTTCCCGGGCGCCACGACATCGCCTTCGTGGAGTTTGATAATGAGGTTCAGGCAGGTGCCGCTAGAGAGGCCCTGCAGGGCTTTAAGATCACACAGACCAATGCAATGAAGATCTCCTTTGCCAAGAAATAG